In Actinomadura luzonensis, a single window of DNA contains:
- a CDS encoding L-threonylcarbamoyladenylate synthase — translation MGRRFDCSDPERKAEGLTEAAAAVRRGELVVLPTDTVYGIGADAFTPAAVTALLEAKGRGRETPPPVLVGTVRAATALVDDMGPYGQDLIDAFWPGPLTIVCKANRALSWDLGETKGTVAVRMPLHPVALDLLKETGPMAVSSANRSGAPAAITAEDAEEQLGDSVAVYLDGGRTTDSTPSTILDLTTAVPRLLRRGAIPVEKLRGIIGYVATDD, via the coding sequence GTGGGACGACGCTTTGACTGCTCAGACCCGGAGCGGAAGGCCGAAGGGCTGACGGAGGCCGCCGCGGCCGTGCGACGGGGCGAGCTGGTGGTGCTCCCGACCGACACGGTCTACGGCATCGGCGCCGACGCCTTCACCCCGGCCGCGGTGACCGCGCTGCTGGAGGCCAAGGGGCGCGGGCGCGAAACGCCGCCGCCGGTGCTCGTCGGCACCGTACGGGCCGCCACGGCGCTCGTGGACGACATGGGGCCGTACGGGCAGGATCTCATCGACGCGTTCTGGCCGGGGCCGCTCACGATCGTCTGCAAGGCCAACAGGGCCCTTTCCTGGGACCTGGGGGAGACCAAGGGCACGGTGGCCGTCCGCATGCCGCTCCACCCGGTGGCGCTCGACCTGCTCAAGGAGACCGGCCCGATGGCCGTCTCCAGCGCCAACCGCTCCGGCGCGCCCGCCGCCATCACGGCGGAGGACGCCGAGGAGCAGCTCGGCGACTCGGTCGCGGTCTACCTCGACGGCGGCAGGACCACCGACAGCACGCCCTCCACCATCCTCGACCTCACCACCGCCGTGCCCAGGCTGCTGCGGCGCGGAGCCATCCCGGTCGAGAAGCTGCGCGGCATCATCGGCTACGTCGCCACGGACGACTGA
- the prmC gene encoding peptide chain release factor N(5)-glutamine methyltransferase, with protein sequence MSLLLDEIALATARLAEAGVPSPRTDAEEIAAFVHGVRRSELHTVKDADFDALFWEGVARREAREPLQHITGHAYFRYLELAVGPGVFVPRPETEVMTGWAIERLREMDVNAPLVVDLGTGSGAIALSIAQEVALAEVHAVEVDPAAYTWAKRNISEHGQGRTHLHPEDLAEALPELNGKVDLVISNPPYIPPGAIPRDPEVRDYDPSRALYGSGEDGLDEVRAVERTARRLLRPGGLVAVEHADQQGRAVYLTFTEDNGWRDVRLRQDLTRRDRFVTAKLGQD encoded by the coding sequence ATGAGTCTGCTGCTGGACGAGATCGCCCTCGCCACCGCCCGGTTGGCCGAGGCCGGCGTGCCCTCACCGCGCACCGACGCGGAGGAGATCGCCGCGTTCGTCCACGGCGTGCGCAGGAGCGAGCTCCACACCGTCAAGGACGCCGACTTCGACGCGCTGTTCTGGGAGGGCGTCGCGCGGCGCGAGGCCCGCGAGCCGTTGCAGCACATCACCGGGCACGCCTACTTCCGCTACCTGGAGCTCGCGGTCGGGCCCGGCGTGTTCGTGCCGCGCCCCGAGACCGAGGTCATGACCGGCTGGGCCATCGAGCGGCTGCGCGAGATGGACGTCAACGCCCCGCTCGTGGTCGACCTCGGCACCGGGTCGGGGGCCATCGCGCTGTCGATCGCGCAGGAGGTGGCGCTGGCCGAGGTGCACGCCGTGGAGGTCGACCCGGCGGCGTACACGTGGGCCAAGCGCAACATCTCCGAGCACGGCCAGGGGCGCACCCACCTGCACCCCGAAGACCTCGCCGAGGCGCTGCCCGAGCTCAACGGCAAGGTCGACCTCGTCATCTCCAACCCGCCCTACATCCCGCCCGGGGCGATCCCGCGCGACCCCGAGGTGCGCGACTACGACCCCTCGCGCGCGCTGTACGGCTCCGGCGAGGACGGGCTCGACGAGGTCCGCGCGGTCGAGCGCACCGCCCGGCGGCTGCTGCGTCCCGGCGGCCTGGTCGCCGTCGAGCACGCCGACCAGCAGGGCAGGGCCGTCTACCTGACCTTCACCGAGGACAACGGCTGGCGCGACGTACGCCTGCGTCAGGACCTCACCAGAAGAGACCGCTTCGTCACGGCCAAACTCGGCCAGGACTGA
- the prfA gene encoding peptide chain release factor 1, with translation MNLDELLKEYSELELQLADPAVHADQSRARTLGRRYSQLTPIVTTYRELESVRQDLTAAKELAGEDDGFAAEAVELEGRIGPLEERLKHLLIPRDPNDDKDIIMEIKAGEGGEESALFAGDLLRMYLRYAERVGWKTEVIDSQPSDLGGYKDVTVAIKAKGDEGVWSRLKFEGGVHRVQRVPVTESQGRIHTSAAGVLVYPEAEEVDVQIDPNDLRIDVYRSSGPGGQSVNTTDSAVRITHLPTGVVVSCQNEKSQLQNKESAMRILRARLLAIAQEEAEAAAQAERKSQVRTVDRSERIRTYNFPENRISDHRVGFKAYNLDQVLDGELNAVTQALIDAEMAEKLAQHS, from the coding sequence GTGAACCTCGACGAGTTGCTCAAGGAGTATTCCGAGCTGGAGCTGCAGCTCGCCGACCCCGCCGTGCACGCCGACCAGAGCAGGGCCCGCACGCTGGGCCGCCGCTACTCCCAGCTCACGCCGATCGTCACCACCTACCGCGAGCTGGAGTCGGTCCGCCAGGACCTCACCGCCGCCAAGGAGCTGGCGGGCGAGGACGACGGGTTCGCGGCCGAGGCCGTCGAGCTCGAAGGCCGCATCGGCCCGCTGGAGGAGCGGCTCAAGCACCTGCTGATCCCGCGCGATCCCAATGATGACAAGGACATCATCATGGAGATCAAGGCGGGCGAGGGCGGCGAGGAGTCCGCGCTGTTCGCCGGCGACCTGCTGCGGATGTACCTCCGCTACGCCGAGCGGGTCGGCTGGAAGACCGAGGTCATCGACTCCCAGCCGTCCGACCTCGGCGGCTACAAGGACGTCACGGTCGCCATCAAGGCCAAGGGCGACGAGGGCGTGTGGTCCAGGCTCAAGTTCGAGGGCGGCGTCCACCGCGTGCAGCGGGTGCCCGTCACCGAGTCGCAGGGCCGCATCCACACCAGCGCCGCCGGCGTGCTCGTCTACCCGGAGGCGGAGGAGGTCGACGTCCAGATCGACCCCAACGACCTGCGCATCGACGTCTACCGCTCCAGCGGCCCCGGCGGCCAGAGCGTCAACACCACCGACTCAGCGGTCCGCATCACCCACCTGCCCACCGGCGTGGTGGTCTCCTGCCAGAACGAGAAGAGTCAGCTCCAGAACAAGGAGTCGGCGATGCGCATCCTGCGCGCCCGGCTGCTGGCCATCGCCCAGGAGGAGGCCGAGGCCGCGGCGCAGGCCGAACGCAAGTCCCAGGTGCGCACGGTCGACCGCTCCGAGCGCATCCGCACCTACAATTTCCCGGAAAACCGCATCTCCGACCACCGCGTCGGCTTCAAGGCGTATAACCTCGACCAGGTTCTCGACGGCGAGCTCAACGCCGTCACCCAGGCCCTCATCGACGCCGAGATGGCGGAGAAGCTCGCACAACACTCATGA
- the rpmE gene encoding 50S ribosomal protein L31, with amino-acid sequence MKRDIHPDYHVTQVSCSCGNTFTTRSTAKNGVIHADVCSACHPFYTGKQKILDTGGRVARFEKRFGKKAAGK; translated from the coding sequence ATGAAGCGCGACATCCACCCCGATTACCACGTGACGCAGGTCTCCTGCTCCTGCGGTAACACCTTCACCACCCGCAGCACCGCCAAGAACGGCGTGATCCACGCCGACGTGTGCTCCGCCTGCCACCCGTTCTACACGGGCAAGCAGAAGATCCTCGACACGGGCGGCCGGGTGGCGCGCTTCGAGAAGCGCTTCGGCAAGAAGGCCGCGGGCAAGTAG
- a CDS encoding response regulator, which translates to MRVVIAEDSVLLREGLARLLADGGIETVAAVADGPALEAAVREHEPDLAIVDVRMPPTHTDEGLRAALRVRAERPDFPILVLSQYVEERYAGDLIGRAVGYLLKERVADLADFLEAVRQVAAGGTVIDPEVVVQLLSRQRRGAPLDSLSPREREVLALMAEGRSNTAIAARLVVTEGAVEKHISGIFAKLALGPAPEDHRRVLAVLTYLGR; encoded by the coding sequence ATGCGCGTGGTCATCGCCGAGGACTCCGTACTGCTGCGCGAAGGGCTCGCCCGGCTGCTGGCCGACGGTGGCATCGAGACGGTGGCGGCCGTGGCCGACGGGCCGGCGCTGGAGGCCGCGGTCCGCGAGCACGAGCCCGACCTGGCCATCGTCGACGTCCGCATGCCGCCCACGCACACCGACGAGGGCCTGCGGGCGGCGCTGCGGGTGCGCGCCGAGCGCCCCGACTTCCCGATCCTGGTCCTGTCGCAGTACGTCGAGGAGCGCTACGCGGGCGACCTCATCGGCCGGGCCGTCGGCTACCTGCTGAAGGAGCGGGTGGCCGACCTCGCCGACTTCCTGGAGGCGGTGCGGCAGGTCGCGGCGGGCGGCACCGTCATCGACCCCGAGGTGGTCGTGCAGCTCCTCAGCCGGCAGCGGCGCGGCGCGCCCCTGGACTCGCTCTCGCCGCGCGAGCGCGAGGTGCTGGCCCTCATGGCCGAGGGCCGCTCCAACACCGCCATCGCGGCCCGCCTCGTCGTCACCGAGGGCGCGGTCGAGAAGCACATCTCCGGCATCTTCGCCAAGCTGGCCCTCGGGCCCGCGCCCGAGGACCATCGGCGGGTGCTCGCCGTGCTCACCTACCTCGGCAGGTGA
- a CDS encoding sensor histidine kinase, which translates to MRSVALKDRVPLGPHGPLGVLMDPMTWRAVPYLLVSGAIGLGWFMVLSFAVPVSLTLAVVWVGVPLAMATVLMWRGGAMLERRMLRAAFGVRIADPYRRRPEGGVGAHLQWLVTDPATWKDLGYLLMLLPLGAVEVAVSVALWLGSAGLLLAPLLLEVSRAQGDPYRVEDQVAAWVCVLFGLALLVLAGYLTRGMAWLHGTLATVLLGGGEEERLRASRARGVDAAEAERRRIERDLHDGAQQRLLSVAVDLGRAQAKFDTDPDEARTLIAQAHTGTKAAIAELRDLARGIHPAILSDRGLDAALSGLAARAPVHVDVNVELSERPPAAVESIAYFTVAEALANLAKHAAATEASVSVFRDGAAVVVDVWDNGVGGALVTPGGGLAGLADRAATIDGVLVVHSPIGGPTMVRAELPCEW; encoded by the coding sequence ATGCGATCGGTGGCGTTGAAGGACCGGGTGCCGTTGGGGCCCCATGGGCCGCTCGGGGTGCTGATGGACCCCATGACGTGGCGGGCGGTGCCGTACCTGCTGGTCAGCGGGGCGATCGGGCTCGGCTGGTTCATGGTGTTGTCGTTCGCGGTGCCGGTCTCGCTCACGCTGGCGGTGGTGTGGGTCGGCGTGCCGCTGGCCATGGCGACGGTGCTGATGTGGCGCGGCGGGGCGATGCTGGAGCGCCGGATGCTGCGGGCGGCGTTCGGGGTGCGGATCGCCGACCCGTACCGGCGGCGGCCCGAGGGCGGGGTGGGCGCACACCTCCAGTGGCTCGTCACCGACCCCGCGACCTGGAAGGACCTCGGCTACCTGCTCATGCTGCTGCCGCTCGGCGCGGTCGAGGTGGCCGTGTCGGTCGCGTTGTGGCTCGGGTCGGCGGGGCTGCTGCTGGCGCCGCTGCTGCTGGAGGTGAGCCGCGCCCAGGGTGATCCTTACCGGGTGGAGGACCAGGTTGCGGCCTGGGTCTGCGTGCTGTTCGGCCTGGCGCTGCTCGTCCTGGCCGGCTATCTCACGCGCGGCATGGCCTGGCTGCACGGGACGCTCGCGACCGTGCTGCTCGGCGGCGGCGAGGAGGAGCGGCTGCGGGCCAGCCGCGCCCGTGGCGTGGACGCCGCCGAGGCCGAGCGGCGCAGGATCGAGCGCGACCTGCACGACGGGGCCCAGCAGCGGCTGCTGTCGGTCGCGGTGGACCTCGGCCGGGCGCAGGCCAAGTTCGACACCGACCCCGACGAGGCGCGCACCCTCATCGCGCAGGCCCACACCGGCACCAAGGCCGCCATCGCCGAGCTGCGCGACCTCGCCCGGGGCATCCACCCGGCCATCCTCAGCGACCGCGGGCTGGACGCGGCGCTGTCGGGCCTGGCCGCGCGGGCGCCCGTCCACGTGGACGTCAACGTCGAGCTGAGCGAGCGGCCGCCGGCCGCGGTGGAGAGCATCGCCTACTTCACCGTCGCGGAAGCCCTCGCCAACCTGGCCAAGCACGCCGCCGCCACGGAGGCGTCGGTGTCGGTGTTCCGCGACGGCGCCGCGGTGGTGGTGGACGTGTGGGACAACGGCGTCGGCGGCGCCCTCGTCACGCCCGGCGGCGGCCTGGCGGGCCTGGCGGACCGGGCGGCCACCATCGACGGCGTGCTGGTCGTGCACAGCCCGATCGGCGGCCCCACCATGGTGCGCGCGGAGCTGCCCTGCGAATGGTAG
- the rho gene encoding transcription termination factor Rho, protein MSDTTELLSDAPGAEPASGDTPTRAAAKPRARRSGTGLSAKVLPELQKIAAELGISGTGRMRKSQLIAAIQEKQGGGSGDGAPAQTAVAEAPATAPAVTAEPAPAAERPTRTRRERSRVKPAAEEPAPQPVAAAPEPVAQAPEPVAAPADPVVEQPQAADAGQNETRAERGESRRERRSRGERRERGERATDRGDRGERGDRGERGDRGEGGRSESRSEGRADGRDGRADGRDGRGDGRDGRGDGRDGRDGRGDSRAADAGSRADQRGDQRGDQRGDQRGGIDDDERGGRGRRGRFRERNRGRGRERFEAGDPVIGDDDVLIPIAGILDILDNYAFVRTSGYLPGSNDVYVSLAQIRRNGLRKGDVITGAVRQPREGERREKFNALVRLDTVNGMDPDQARNRPDFNKLTPLYPQERLRLETEPNILTTRIIDLVSPIGKGQRGLIVSPPKAGKTMVLQAIANAITRNNPECHLMVVLVDERPEEVTDMQRSVKGEVIHSTFDRPAEDHTTVAELAIERAKRLVELGHDVVVLLDSITRLGRAYNLAAPASGRILSGGVDSTALYPPKRFFGAARNIENGGSLTILATALVETGSKMDEVIFEEFKGTGNMELKLNRSLADKRIFPAVDVDASGTRKEEILMAREELQIVWKLRRVLHALDMQQALELLLEKMKETKSNAEFLLQVQKTTVSNDRD, encoded by the coding sequence TTGAGCGACACCACCGAACTCCTCTCCGACGCACCAGGCGCTGAGCCCGCGTCCGGCGACACCCCCACTCGCGCCGCGGCCAAGCCCCGTGCGCGTCGCTCCGGCACCGGCCTGTCCGCCAAGGTGCTGCCCGAGCTGCAGAAGATCGCAGCTGAGCTGGGCATCAGCGGGACGGGGCGCATGCGGAAGAGCCAGCTCATCGCGGCCATCCAGGAGAAGCAGGGTGGCGGTTCCGGAGACGGCGCACCGGCCCAGACGGCCGTCGCCGAGGCGCCCGCGACGGCGCCCGCCGTGACGGCCGAGCCGGCCCCCGCGGCCGAGCGGCCCACCCGTACGCGCAGGGAGCGTTCCCGCGTCAAGCCGGCCGCCGAGGAGCCCGCGCCGCAGCCCGTGGCCGCCGCGCCCGAGCCCGTGGCCCAGGCTCCCGAGCCCGTGGCCGCGCCGGCCGACCCGGTCGTCGAGCAGCCGCAGGCCGCCGACGCCGGGCAGAACGAGACCCGCGCCGAGCGCGGCGAGAGCCGCAGGGAGCGCCGCAGCCGTGGCGAGCGCCGCGAGCGCGGCGAGCGCGCCACCGACCGCGGTGACCGTGGCGAGCGCGGTGACCGTGGCGAGCGCGGTGACCGTGGCGAGGGCGGCCGTTCCGAGAGCCGTTCCGAAGGCCGCGCGGACGGCCGCGACGGCCGCGCCGACGGCCGTGACGGTCGCGGCGACGGCCGTGACGGTCGCGGCGACGGCCGTGACGGTCGTGACGGCCGCGGCGACAGCCGCGCCGCCGACGCGGGCAGCCGCGCCGACCAGCGCGGTGACCAGCGCGGTGACCAGCGGGGTGACCAGCGCGGCGGCATCGACGACGACGAGCGCGGCGGCCGCGGCCGCCGGGGCCGCTTCCGTGAGCGCAACCGCGGCCGCGGCCGTGAGCGCTTCGAGGCCGGCGACCCCGTCATCGGCGACGACGACGTGCTCATCCCGATCGCCGGCATCCTCGACATCCTCGACAACTACGCGTTCGTCAGGACCAGCGGCTACCTGCCGGGCAGCAACGACGTCTACGTCTCGCTGGCCCAGATCCGCCGCAACGGCCTGCGCAAGGGCGACGTCATCACCGGCGCGGTCCGCCAGCCCCGCGAGGGCGAGCGGCGCGAGAAGTTCAACGCCCTGGTCCGCCTCGACACCGTCAACGGCATGGACCCGGACCAGGCCCGCAACCGGCCCGACTTCAACAAGCTGACGCCGCTCTACCCGCAGGAGCGCCTGCGCCTGGAGACCGAGCCGAACATCCTCACCACGCGGATCATCGACCTCGTCTCCCCGATCGGCAAGGGCCAGCGCGGCCTCATCGTCTCGCCGCCCAAGGCCGGCAAGACGATGGTGCTGCAGGCCATCGCCAACGCGATCACCCGCAACAACCCCGAGTGCCACCTGATGGTCGTGCTCGTGGACGAGCGGCCGGAAGAGGTCACCGACATGCAGCGGTCGGTGAAGGGCGAGGTCATCCACTCGACCTTCGACCGTCCGGCCGAGGACCACACCACGGTCGCCGAGCTCGCCATCGAGCGCGCCAAGCGCCTGGTGGAGCTGGGCCACGACGTGGTCGTCCTGCTCGACTCGATCACCCGCCTCGGCCGCGCCTACAACCTGGCGGCTCCGGCGTCCGGGCGCATCCTGTCGGGTGGTGTCGACTCCACGGCGCTCTACCCGCCCAAGCGCTTCTTCGGCGCCGCCCGCAACATCGAGAACGGCGGCTCGCTGACGATCCTCGCCACGGCCCTGGTCGAGACCGGGTCCAAGATGGACGAGGTCATCTTCGAGGAGTTCAAGGGCACCGGCAACATGGAGCTCAAGCTCAACCGCTCCCTGGCCGACAAGCGCATCTTCCCGGCGGTGGACGTCGACGCGTCCGGCACCCGTAAGGAAGAGATCCTCATGGCCAGGGAAGAGCTCCAGATCGTCTGGAAGCTGCGCCGGGTGCTGCACGCGCTCGACATGCAGCAGGCGCTGGAGCTGCTCCTGGAGAAGATGAAGGAGACCAAGTCCAACGCGGAGTTCCTCCTGCAGGTCCAGAAGACCACGGTGAGCAACGACCGCGACTAG
- the thrB gene encoding homoserine kinase, with amino-acid sequence MTTVHVRVPATSANLGPGFDALGLALSLYDEVEATLTGTPGVEVSVAGEGAGEVDLGEGHLVVRAMREAFGRMGVPQPAGIRLRCHNRIPHARGLGSSSAAVCAGLLAARALSGAEWPDDEVFALAAELEGHPDNVAPCLAGGLTVAWSDHSGVPRMVRLAPDQRVRPVVLIPSARLATETARGLLPKDVPHKDASFNAGRAALLIAALTQRPESWLLLAATEDRLHQHYRAPAMPESAGLVERLRGVGVPAVVSGAGPTVLAFSTSDTQDLIAPEVGNDWHIQLMDVDPVGANVQFPETR; translated from the coding sequence ATGACGACCGTTCATGTCCGCGTGCCCGCCACGTCGGCCAACCTGGGCCCCGGATTCGACGCGCTCGGCCTGGCACTGAGCCTGTACGACGAGGTCGAGGCCACCCTCACCGGCACGCCCGGCGTCGAGGTGAGCGTGGCCGGCGAGGGCGCGGGGGAGGTCGATCTCGGCGAGGGCCACCTGGTCGTGCGGGCCATGCGCGAGGCGTTCGGCCGCATGGGCGTCCCGCAGCCCGCGGGCATCCGGCTGCGCTGCCACAACCGCATCCCGCACGCGCGCGGCCTGGGCTCGTCCTCGGCCGCCGTGTGCGCCGGCCTGCTCGCCGCCCGCGCGCTGAGCGGGGCCGAGTGGCCGGACGACGAGGTGTTCGCGCTGGCCGCCGAGCTGGAGGGCCATCCCGACAACGTGGCGCCGTGCCTGGCGGGCGGGCTGACCGTGGCCTGGTCCGACCACTCCGGCGTGCCGCGTATGGTGAGACTGGCTCCCGACCAGCGGGTCCGTCCTGTCGTCCTGATCCCGTCCGCGCGGCTGGCCACGGAGACCGCGCGGGGGCTGCTGCCGAAGGACGTGCCCCACAAGGACGCCTCCTTCAACGCCGGCCGGGCCGCGTTGCTGATCGCCGCGCTGACCCAGCGGCCCGAGTCGTGGCTTCTGCTCGCCGCCACCGAGGATCGGCTCCACCAGCACTACCGCGCGCCTGCGATGCCGGAGAGCGCGGGTCTGGTAGAACGTCTGCGTGGCGTGGGCGTCCCCGCGGTCGTTTCGGGAGCGGGTCCCACGGTTCTTGCGTTTTCGACCTCGGATACGCAGGATTTGATCGCGCCAGAAGTGGGTAATGACTGGCACATCCAGCTAATGGACGTCGACCCGGTTGGTGCGAACGTTCAGTTCCCCGAGACACGCTGA
- the thrC gene encoding threonine synthase, producing the protein MSRSWRGLIEEYRERLPVTTRTPVVTLLEGGTPLVPAHRVSALTGCDVYLKVEGANPTGSFKDRGMTMAISKAVEEGAKAVICASTGNTSASAAAYAVRAGLTCAVLVPRGKIAMGKLAQALVHGATLLQVEGSFDDCLEMTRKLSSSYPIALVNSVNPFRLQGQKTAAFEIVDTLGDAPDIHCIPVGNAGNISAYWMGYQEYFTDGLAAKKPRMFGFQASGAAPIVQGAPVTRPHTIATAIRIGNPASWSLATAARDESGGTIQSVTDRQIAAAYKLLAQEEGVFVELASAASVAGLLQAHGQGLVEPGQRIVCTVTGNGLKDPDWAISGAPAPTVIPIDVHAAAAALNLA; encoded by the coding sequence ATGAGCAGGTCGTGGCGTGGCCTCATCGAGGAGTACCGCGAACGTCTTCCCGTGACGACGAGGACGCCGGTCGTCACGCTGCTCGAAGGCGGCACGCCGCTGGTGCCCGCGCACCGCGTCTCCGCGCTCACCGGGTGCGACGTCTACCTGAAGGTCGAGGGGGCCAACCCCACCGGCAGCTTCAAGGACCGCGGCATGACGATGGCCATCAGCAAGGCGGTCGAGGAGGGGGCCAAGGCGGTCATCTGCGCCTCCACCGGCAACACCTCGGCCTCGGCCGCGGCCTACGCCGTCCGCGCGGGGCTGACCTGCGCCGTGCTGGTGCCGCGCGGGAAGATCGCCATGGGCAAGCTCGCCCAGGCGCTCGTGCACGGGGCCACGCTGCTGCAGGTCGAGGGGTCGTTCGACGACTGCCTGGAGATGACCCGCAAGCTGTCGTCCAGCTACCCGATCGCCCTGGTCAACTCGGTCAACCCGTTCCGGCTGCAGGGGCAGAAGACGGCCGCGTTCGAGATCGTCGACACGCTCGGCGACGCGCCCGACATCCACTGCATCCCGGTCGGCAACGCCGGCAACATCTCGGCGTACTGGATGGGCTACCAGGAGTACTTCACCGACGGCCTGGCGGCGAAGAAGCCGCGCATGTTCGGCTTCCAGGCCAGCGGCGCGGCCCCGATCGTCCAGGGCGCGCCGGTGACCCGCCCGCACACCATCGCCACCGCCATCCGCATCGGCAACCCGGCCTCCTGGTCGCTGGCCACGGCGGCGCGCGACGAGTCGGGCGGCACCATCCAGTCGGTGACCGACCGGCAGATCGCGGCGGCGTACAAGCTGCTGGCGCAGGAGGAGGGCGTGTTCGTGGAGCTGGCCTCGGCGGCCAGCGTCGCGGGCCTGCTCCAGGCGCACGGGCAGGGCCTGGTCGAGCCGGGGCAGCGCATCGTCTGCACGGTCACCGGCAACGGCCTGAAGGACCCTGACTGGGCCATCTCGGGGGCGCCCGCGCCGACGGTCATCCCCATCGACGTCCACGCCGCCGCGGCGGCGCTCAACCTCGCCTGA
- a CDS encoding glycosyltransferase produces MNARPALWQNDYSPIEAPTLGAWSPALSVSVVIPAHGGAEKLALTLAALAAQTYPDHLMEVLVVDDGSEPPLRLPELRPANTRLVRVRDGWGISNAVNTGAKAADGEIIQRLDSDMVACREHIEALARWHHVTDYLVTIGMKKFVEPPDVTPAQVFRAGHLSEVFPLEEAVASSTEATIAKTDGLRKSRNPYHVCTGPTFALPREVFHAVGGLDPTVVRGEDTEFAYRLAMHGVVFVPDLEAQAVHLGLPAQHRDRERAVRAVEPYLAHRVPLRRDLRKDPGRRWLVPYVEVVLDVTDTSESVVREAVAAALGGKLQDVVVTLVGPWSRLRDGRRSVLGDPCFELRLMRDLFAHDERIRLIDEAAPTPAPCPFRYRGPVDVPLHRATLERMVESVQKDLAGVLVVDLPDGRTARLERTSALGRALLLAEPGSDLDAVVDATHGVRHEAPDRFWPAPRQPEPVTIPAPEPVTVSVEPAERTLLRRLKSALRPN; encoded by the coding sequence ATGAACGCGCGTCCTGCTCTGTGGCAGAACGACTACTCACCGATCGAGGCGCCGACGCTGGGCGCCTGGTCACCCGCCCTTTCCGTGAGCGTGGTCATACCCGCGCACGGCGGGGCGGAAAAGCTGGCTCTGACGCTGGCGGCGCTGGCGGCGCAGACGTACCCGGACCATCTGATGGAGGTCCTCGTCGTCGACGACGGCAGCGAGCCGCCGCTCCGGCTGCCCGAGCTGCGGCCGGCCAACACGCGCCTGGTCCGGGTGCGCGACGGCTGGGGCATCTCCAACGCCGTCAACACCGGCGCCAAGGCCGCCGACGGGGAGATCATCCAGCGGCTCGACTCCGACATGGTGGCCTGCCGCGAGCACATCGAGGCGCTGGCCCGCTGGCACCACGTGACCGACTACCTGGTCACGATCGGGATGAAGAAGTTCGTCGAGCCGCCGGACGTCACGCCGGCGCAGGTCTTCCGCGCCGGGCACCTGAGCGAGGTGTTCCCGCTGGAGGAGGCCGTGGCCAGCTCCACCGAGGCGACGATCGCCAAGACGGACGGGCTGCGCAAGAGCCGCAACCCGTACCACGTGTGCACCGGGCCGACCTTCGCCCTGCCGCGCGAGGTCTTCCACGCCGTGGGCGGCCTCGACCCGACGGTGGTGCGCGGCGAGGACACCGAGTTCGCCTACCGGCTCGCCATGCACGGCGTGGTGTTCGTCCCCGACCTGGAGGCGCAGGCCGTGCACCTGGGGCTGCCGGCGCAGCACCGCGACAGGGAGCGGGCCGTGCGGGCCGTGGAGCCGTACCTGGCGCACCGCGTCCCGCTGCGCAGGGACCTGCGCAAGGACCCGGGGCGGCGGTGGCTGGTGCCGTACGTGGAGGTGGTGCTGGACGTCACCGACACCTCCGAGTCGGTCGTGCGCGAGGCGGTGGCGGCGGCGCTCGGCGGCAAGCTCCAGGACGTCGTGGTGACGCTGGTGGGGCCGTGGTCGCGGCTGCGCGACGGGCGGCGGTCGGTGCTCGGCGACCCGTGCTTCGAGCTGCGGCTCATGCGCGACCTGTTCGCGCACGACGAACGCATCCGGCTCATCGACGAGGCCGCCCCGACGCCCGCGCCGTGCCCGTTCCGCTACCGGGGGCCGGTGGACGTGCCGCTGCACCGGGCGACGCTGGAGCGGATGGTCGAGTCCGTGCAGAAGGACCTCGCGGGCGTGCTCGTCGTCGACCTGCCCGACGGGCGGACGGCGCGGCTGGAGCGCACCTCGGCGCTGGGGCGGGCGCTGCTGCTCGCCGAGCCCGGCAGCGACCTGGACGCCGTCGTCGACGCCACGCACGGGGTGCGCCACGAGGCGCCGGACCGCTTCTGGCCGGCGCCCCGGCAACCCGAACCGGTCACCATCCCGGCTCCCGAGCCGGTGACCGTGTCCGTCGAACCCGCCGAACGGACCCTCCTCCGCCGCCTCAAATCCGCCCTCCGCCCCAACTGA